TTATGCCACTGTTAATGGTACATTAAACAGAAGGAGACATGCTTACATTTGTGACAATCTAGTTTCCATTGAAGTGAAACGGAAACAACAAAGAGAATTGCTTGGAATGGAGTGGACTAAGCAACAGAACAAGGCATGATTCTTACACCACCTAAACATGAAGATGGCACTGGAAGAGTATTTCAAATGTGCAAGTTGCTTGAGCACCACTAGGAGCAAGTGAAAGGTTAAAAACACGTGACTTGGAGCTAGTGAAAACATCCTTTAAAgataaaacacttttttaaaagtttggttttttttaaataaaagttggAAGTCAGTAAAACATAAGTAAATATGTGtatttgaaagtaaaaatatttatcccACTTACTTTTAACTTTGATGTCTTCTCGTGCAGCATCATCATTTCATTTCTAATATTCACTAACTTGTTGTGATAGTGTTTAGCTTCTGAAAACTTAAAAACCATAACTGTTAAAACAGTGACTGTCAAGTCAGTTGTTTTATAAAGCTACAAAGCAAAATAGCAATCAAAAACAGTGATTACCAGAACAGTTTGATAATGAACAAACATATTCaagtttatatataaaatttgcATATCACATAGATTAATATAGAAAACTACTACATCTCAACAGTTACAGTAATCTACTGAGATAAGATTcatgaaacagaataaaaatattataactTTATGCACCATACATGAGTGTTTCAAGCACCCTTCCTGATAGCCTGGGGAGGTGCATAGAGCTCGTGCTGGAGCCTCAATCCTACTGAAAAAATGTGTACATTTGCTTTGGCTGCTGGCTTTGAACAGCCAGTCTCAACAATTCTGCCTGACTGAGCCTCAGCTCTCTTCCCATTGCCCTTCCTATTTAAGGGAAATATGCTGGTTCCCACCCTCTCCAGCAGTTTGTCCCTAATATCTGAACTGGTTTCCTTTCTGTAGGTCATTAAGAACAAGGAAAAGACACAAGCTGCTAGTAATGCTTCAGCAAGAAAATCTATGCTAATCTAGAATTTAAAAGGCATTACTAGTACTTACCAAAGCATTGATGTCAACAATGGAGTTACACTctttgaattttgaaatttcttgTTCTAATGTTTCTAGCAGTACCACTTGGTTCTgtctaaaacaaacaaacaaaaaagcataaACCCAAAGTAAAGCACCACATATGCTTTTCAACCAGCCctttaaataaacttttaatCTAAACAGTATCAATACACACTTCCCAATTCCAGATCCCTCTGGTATCCCATTGCTAGGtaatttcaataaaaacatAAGTAAATGACTTCAGAAAAATCCAAGCTGCTATTTGTTGTACAAATTCAGCTGGCATCATACAGCACATGGATATTCAGGATAAATACCCAAAAACCCTGAAGAAGCACTCTCCAGGTTGCAGTGGTTGACTGAAAGGAAGAACAATTAGTTCTTGACTTTCCACTTGGGTGTCTGTGTGTCATGATGCAGGACTAAGTTATTTCTGTACAGAATTTGTGTGGATTCCTGGTGATTATTAAGGATCTCCATCCCACACATTATTTCTGTACAGAATTTGTGTGGATTCCTGATGATTACTAAGGATCTCCATCCCACACGAATCAGCTCAAGTCTTTCCAGACAAAGCTGTCCTTGGCAGGAGCATCACCACATGTGTAGTGAAACCCAAACTAAGGTATCCTGCAAAATCTGAGATGGATCTGTGTAAAGCTCTCAACAGTATCTCTGTATCCATGGCAGATGTGATCTGCATTTGAAATCAACTACTCCCAGTTATCAGTGAGGTATCAGTGTACAAAGAACTCTTATCTGCTTAGCTCcttacatgtatttttcaagtgttttgcaATACAGTTTAGAGACTGAACAACAAACAATATATCTCACTACAAGCTGCCCTGAACACAAACTGCATGTCTCCAAGCAAAATAAACCCAGGTTTTAGCACACTTTTCCACTAAAGAAGTGAATAAGCATTCAAGAAATCTAGGTCTTCTGTTCTACCTGGCTTAGGGGATTTTAGTCTTCTAGTGTTACACATTCTTCAGCCACAGTGCTCACAGGCTACACTGCAGCTTATACACTCTCTGGTACTCCCACAGATCACTGAATTACTCAGGCTGCTCGAGTCAGGATACAGAAATTCTGATAAACTATATCCCAGTTTAAACTATATCCCAGTTAAAGGGAGCTGGCACATTATATTGAAAAGAGCAGCAAGCCAAGTATGCAGGTGTAGGAAGTTGGTTTCAGAAATCTGCTTACGTGAGTTCCTGCAGAGCTGATTTTGATCGCTGAAGATCAGGCAGATAGTGGGAAATCAATCCTTCAGTTagctgctccacagccttcTCATCTATTAAAGGCAGATCTTCTACAACTCCTTCATCTGGAGATGCATCTCTGGCACCTACAGCAAAGAACAGCAAGGCTGAGTGTGACAGGTCAGCACACACTTCAAGTTTCACCTAGAGCAACtacattttccttcccaaaaattaaaagcattaaaacacaTTCAACATCTCTGCACTTTTTCAACTAAACTGGACTTttgtcttcttcctcttctttattCCTCCCTTAGTCTTAAGACACAAGCTTCCTGGTGAACCCTTTTATGtgaacagaacaaaaagagaggaaaaaataactgTTCCATagatatctttaaaaaaaaattaaaaattgagtACTCCagtctgctgaaaaaaaaaatggacaacATCTGACTATGTATCAAGAGCACCTAAACATCAACAGCCCCAACCTTTGCTTTCAATGTCTGACAACAAGCCAGGCTATGAAAGGTCTTCACCCGTCACTCAAAACACCAAAAGTTCACGCTGAAATCCAAGAATTGAAGTTCACAGTCTGTAAGGCACGCTACGATTATTTCTTGTCTGCAGCGCTCGTGGAACACAAAACCCTTGAACCTACAGGCCCCGCACGGAGAGAGCGATGCGGGAGGCGGCCCTTGGCCTCCGAGGAGCCCGGCCGTGACTccggggctgggagctctgagcGGGCCCGGCGGCGGCTccagcctcccccccccccccccccccccccccccccccccccccccccccccccccccccccccccccccccccccccccccccccccccccccccccccccccccccccccccccccccccccccccccccccccccccccccccccccccccccccccccccccccccccccccccccccccccccccccccccccccccccccccccccccccccccccccccccccccccccccccccccccc
The sequence above is drawn from the Ficedula albicollis isolate OC2 chromosome 10, FicAlb1.5, whole genome shotgun sequence genome and encodes:
- the BLOC1S6 gene encoding biogenesis of lysosome-related organelles complex 1 subunit 6, translating into ELPKPYNAGARDASPDEGVVEDLPLIDEKAVEQLTEGLISHYLPDLQRSKSALQELTQNQVVLLETLEQEISKFKECNSIVDINALFSEAKHYHNKLVNIRNEMMMLHEKTSKLKKRALKLQQKRQKEELEREQQREKELEREKQLTAKPAKRT